The Pochonia chlamydosporia 170 chromosome 3, whole genome shotgun sequence genome contains the following window.
CCCAAACCCACGCCGACGTGTAGCCACTCGCCAACAATCCGGCACATTTCCTGAAGAGGTACGAGCCTCATATCATTAGGAGAGACATACTAATACGAATTCTTAGTAGTGGTTGAAAATTTACAACGAAGACCGACGCCGGCTACCGACCTCTTGTAGAGTCTGCACAGAGCTATCTCAGCCTGAAATCAGCCTGCAATGTGGATGCGCATTTCATCGGGGTTGTTTTGATCAGGGCTTATTGCGGGACATTGGCACAACTGTTTCTCCTTTGACCATGCCCAATTACTGTTGCAGATTTTGCCGTGATTCTGGCAGAAGTGACGATTATGTTGCCCCAATAGTGTATCTGTGGCACAGCGAGTCATATCCGAACGTCAGAGTTGTTAACTCTAATTTCCAAGGCAACCAGTTTCCCTGGGAGGCGAACTCGTGGAGCTTCACGAACGATCCCTTGTACCCACCTGCATCCATGGAGGATAGAGAGTGCGGCATCTGCCAGGACGCAATAGAGCTTGAGAATATGAACAGCTACGCCGCTGTGATCGCCAATTGCCAGCATATGTTCCATACGACTTGCCTCTCTAGATCGTTCGTTTTCCAAGAACGCGGCGCTAGCCATCTGCCGGGTAGGAGGGGAATTTGTCCGATGTGTAGAGGATCAGTAGACAAAGTCTATACAGGTGCTATAGAATGCAGTTATGAGAGATGGAGGAGAATCAGGAATCAGCGCGGTTTGCAGCGAATCATTTTTAATACATTTTCGGAGGTAAGGggtgaggaaggagaaaTACATAGTCCGGAACGTTTTCCATACCATGCCTAGTAGATAGTCTAGCCAGATTGATCACATTTTCCTTCAACCATTCATTACTAAATAGTTGGAATGATTTTCTTTAGTTTGAATTGGGGGTTATCCAGTATCATGTAGTGAGTGAGTGTCCACAAAAAGCGGTTCAGGGGTATGAAAGAACGATGAAACTTCCCAGTTATCAGCCCTGCAAGTTTCCAAA
Protein-coding sequences here:
- a CDS encoding ring finger domain-containing protein codes for the protein MPNYCCRFCRDSGRSDDYVAPIVYLWHSESYPNVRVVNSNFQGNQFPWEANSWSFTNDPLYPPASMEDRECGICQDAIELENMNSYAAVIANCQHMFHTTCLSRSFVFQERGASHLPGRRGICPMCRGSVDKVYTGAIECSYERWRRIRNQRGLQRIIFNTFSEVRGEEGEIHSPERFPYHA